The DNA region AATGACAAGTTTCGACTCTTGCGGGGCAATATTTATATCTTCGTTCATTGATTCCATATCCTTAGTTTCTATATGTTAATACCCCGGCAAAAATACCTATAAAATTAAAAATAGAAAGCAAATTCCTACAAAAAGCGTATATTTGTCTAAACATATCTATTACTGTCATGAAACTAAAACGAACATTAGCCACTATAATGCTGGCTGCATGTACTTACGCAGCAGTTGCACAAAATGCAGGTACACCAGCTAATAATAAAACTTTTTTTGTAGCCAAGCCTGGCACTCTGGTATCCATGCTCACTGAGGATGAAGCCAACAGCGTCACCCATCTTACATTGACCGGAAAACTAAATGCCATTGACTTCAAACATCTGCGCGATGAATTCAAGAATCTGAAAGTGCTGGATATCTCCAACGCATCCATCAGTACATACGCAGGCAAAAGCGGCACTTACCCCGACCGTTTCTATATTTATCCGCCCAACTGTGTACCGGCTTATGCATTCTGCCAGCAGACCAGCGACAGTACTTTCACCGGAAAAGCAACTCTCCAGAAAATTATTCTTTCAGAGAAAATCAAGAACATAGAAGACGCGGCCTTCAAGGGTTGCGAAAATCTGAAAATATGCCAGTTGAGAAAAAAGACTGCTCCCAACCTATTACCGGCCGCTTTGGCGGATAGCATAACGGCCATTTTCGTTCCGTTGGGTAGCAGCGACTCCTACCGTGGCAAGAAGCATTGGGAAACCTTTGCCGTGATAGAAGGAGAACCTGTAGAAGCTTTCGTACAGGTAGGCTTAATGGGAAGTCTCGCCAGTGAATTAGTGGCTGCGGGCTTGCAACCGAAAGATGTGAATTTCCTGACCGTAGAAGGGAAACTGGACGAAGCTGACTTCACCGTAATACGTGATTATATGCCCAATCTTGTGGCTGTTGATCTGAGCAAAAGTAACACTACGGTTATTCCCGAATATACTTTTACCCAGAAAAAATATCTGTTGCGCATCCAGCTTCCCAAAGGTTTGAAAAGTATCGGACAACGTGCATTCAGCGGATGCGGTCGCTTGTGCGGTACGCTTGAATTGCCAGCCGGAGTGACTGCCATCGAATATGGCGCGTTTATGGGATGTGACAACTTGCGTTATGTAGTAGCTACAGGAAACAAGATTACGACTTTGGGGGATAGCCTGTTCGGAGAAGACGGAAGGAATAAGCTGATTTATAAGTGACAAGCGATAAACTACGAGCTACGAGCTACGAGCTACAAGTACCTTTCGGCATTATAGCGCAGCAACTCGTAGCTTGTAGCTCGTC from Bacteroides sp. MSB163 includes:
- a CDS encoding leucine-rich repeat domain-containing protein, which gives rise to MKLKRTLATIMLAACTYAAVAQNAGTPANNKTFFVAKPGTLVSMLTEDEANSVTHLTLTGKLNAIDFKHLRDEFKNLKVLDISNASISTYAGKSGTYPDRFYIYPPNCVPAYAFCQQTSDSTFTGKATLQKIILSEKIKNIEDAAFKGCENLKICQLRKKTAPNLLPAALADSITAIFVPLGSSDSYRGKKHWETFAVIEGEPVEAFVQVGLMGSLASELVAAGLQPKDVNFLTVEGKLDEADFTVIRDYMPNLVAVDLSKSNTTVIPEYTFTQKKYLLRIQLPKGLKSIGQRAFSGCGRLCGTLELPAGVTAIEYGAFMGCDNLRYVVATGNKITTLGDSLFGEDGRNKLIYK